The Lycium ferocissimum isolate CSIRO_LF1 chromosome 1, AGI_CSIRO_Lferr_CH_V1, whole genome shotgun sequence genome includes a region encoding these proteins:
- the LOC132055645 gene encoding solanesyl diphosphate synthase 3, chloroplastic/mitochondrial-like isoform X5 codes for MIFSRGLSQISRNRFSRCRCLFSLRPQQQLYHSPIHASQKVLGCRVIHSWVSNALSGIGQQIHHQSTVIAEEQVDPFSLVADDLSLLSNRLRSMVVAEVPKLASAAEYFFKMGVEGKRFRPTILLLMATALNVPIPRSAPQVDVDSVSRDLRTRQQSIADIAEMIHVLYKNNQTDVITVDTST; via the exons atgatATTTTCAAGAGGTTTGTCTCAGATTTCTAGAAATCGTTTCAGTAGATGTCGATGCTTATTTTCATTACGTCCACAGCAACAATTATACCATTCACCAATCCATGCTTCTCAAAAG GTTTTGGGTTGCAGAGTAATtcattcatgggtttctaatgcTCTTAGTGGTATTGGGCAACAAATTCATCATCAAAGCACTGTTATAGCAGAG GAGCAAGTGGACCCATTTTCTCTTGTTGCGGATGACTTATCCCTTCTCTCAAACAGGCTGAGATCTATGGTAGTTGCTGAG GTCCCAAAGCTGGCTTCAGCTGCTGAGTATTTCTTCAAAATGGGAGTAGAAGGGAAGAGGTTTCGTCCCACA ATTCTGCTGTTGATGGCAACCGCATTGAACGTACCGATTCCTAGATCTGCACCCCAGGTGGATGTTGATTCTGTGTCCAGGGATTTGCGTACAAGGCAGCAGTCTATAGCTGATATCGCTGAGATGATCCAT GTTCTATACAAAAATAACCAGACCGATGTCATAACTGTTGATACAAGTACATGA